The Carassius carassius chromosome 2, fCarCar2.1, whole genome shotgun sequence genome has a segment encoding these proteins:
- the LOC132097985 gene encoding leucine-rich repeat and fibronectin type-III domain-containing protein 4-like — protein MITDVFLFLLFLGLWITPLSTMPDSPPLQPFRKPHLSHILYHPHRNTHSPSLPSHPSIYLNQNILKPSEAFCQPPLWSKFTSKNSLPDTTSPTLPLQLLALVTFACLLPALFSQIPGAVAGETWGVVSACPFHCVCRNLSESLSTLCADKGLLFVPPNIDRRTVELRLADNFIREVGGADFANMTGLVDLTISRNTISHIWPLAFADLETLRSLHLDGNRLSELGPRDLVGMINLQHLILNNNQLINISSEAFGDFLFTLEVLDLSYNNLCKAPWNAIQSMASLHTLNLDHNLIDQIAEGSFSELYKLARLDMTSNRLQTLPPDPLFARSQTGVISPTPYNAVINLNFGGNPLHCNCELLWLRRLIRSDDMETCATPLHLAGRYFWSIPEEEFACEPPLITRHTHKLWVLEGQRATLKCRAFGDPEPVVHWVSPDDRIIGNSSRTTSFRNGTLELHVTIARDDGTYTCIAINAAGEATSLVDLKVIPLPHRGNGTILLARDPGLSDITRGKTSSGQSSCLDTTSDPQEGPVEGQAESEDVVSKGIEEQMVGVQGVTSTSAQVRWDKGQLMGASLVCMYQIQYNCTADETLIYRILPPTSDSFLLKNLVSDSDYNLCVLVIFDDTVTSMAATKVLGCTQFSTKDNYPDCRSLQVHFLGRTLTILVGGVVVVALLVFTVALMVRHRVCSNHDNQHEIGEEVGCSGTDSPPFPAKGADVFSHSNENGNVMMVVLPNGLIQKRKVAERGLGSPPKPTSKVKPKTFPKPKVNLEQFRAGLEVDMGSVRPLPPYMLEKEQMSLYYTPSNHSPSTHTRPSHQLGVKLLKLRPTNMDTNKRSSLSLAPPPTYSHDRRFSTGGGIVVSRGRPESQWNSSLAYQSPVLSRESTPHSALRYKRSSSFDMGEIATTACYSYAKRLSIIWTKRSQSLHGMLVQCTSARSTATTSSGSEDFHMQHARGHIRAYNATSSNSNPPKVEANTNSKNQWLKDEEKDKEKVEELEASVV, from the exons ATGATAACTGatgtctttctctttctgcttTTTCTAGGTCTGTGGATCACTCCACTATCTACCATGCCGGACTCCCCACCACTTCAGCCATTCAGAAAACCACATCTGTCCCACATTTTATACCATCCTCACAGGAACACACACTCACCCTCATTGCCctctcatccatccatctatttgaACCAAAATATCCTCAAACCCTCTGAAGCATTTTGTCAACCTCCGCTGTGGTCAAAGTTCACCAGCAAAAACTCACTCCCAGACACAACCTCACCGACACTGCCACTGCAGTTACTGGCACTGGTCACTTTTGCCTGCTTGCTGCCTGCTCTTTTCAGTCAGATTCCAGGAGCTGTAGCTGGCGAGACGTGGGGTGTAGTCTCAGCGTGCCCCTTCCATTGTGTCTGCAGGAATCTCTCCGAATCTCTAAGCACACTTTGTGCCGATAAAGGTCTTCTTTTTGTCCCACCAAACATTGACCGCCGAACTGTTGAGCTTCGCCTTGCTGATAACTTCATTCGAGAAGTGGGAGGAGCTGACTTTGCCAACATGACGGGACTGGTGGATTTGACAATATCCCGGAATACCATCAGTCACATCTGGCCACTGGCATTTGCAGATCTGGAAACTCTTCGTTCGTTGCACTTAGATGGCAACCGACTCTCAGAGCTGGGCCCACGAGACTTAGTAGGCATGATAAACCTGCAGCATCTAATTCTCAACAACAACCAGCTCATCAATATCTCCTCTGAGGCCTTCGGTGACTTTTTATTCACTCTAGAGGTCTTGGACTTATCTTATAACAATCTGTGCAAGGCTCCCTGGAATGCCATTCAGAGTATGGCCAGTCTGCATACTTTGAACCTAGACCACAATCTCATTGACCAGATTGCTGAGGGGTCTTTTAGTGAGCTCTACAAATTAGCTCGATTAGACATGACCTCCAATCGGCTACAGACTTTACCACCCGATCCATTGTTCGCTCGCTCCCAGACAGGGGTTATCAGTCCTACACCCTACAATGCCGTAATAAACTTAAATTTTGGGGGTAACCCATTACACTGCAACTGTGAACTGCTTTGGTTGAGGAGGCTGATCCGCAGTGATGATATGGAAACATGTGCTACACCCCTTCATTTGGCAGGACGTTACTTCTGGTCTATCCCTGAGGAGGAATTTGCCTGTGAGCCTCCGCTAATTACCCGACATACACACAAACTCTGGGTTTTGGAGGGTCAAAGGGCAACACTCAAATGTCGTGCTTTTGGTGATCCAGAGCCAGTGGTGCACTGGGTCTCACCAGATGACCGCATTATTGGCAATTCCAGTCGTACCACATCTTTCCGAAATGGCACTCTTGAGCTACATGTGACTATTGCTCGTGATGATGGGACATACACTTGTATTGCTATCAATGCTGCAGGTGAGGCCACCTCACTTGTTGACCTGAAGGTTATCCCCCTCCCTCATCGTGGAAATGGAACGATATTGTTAGCTCGTGACCCAGGATTATCAGACATCACCAGAGGGAAGACTTCCAGTGGGCAAAGTTCTTGTCTGGACACTACCAGTGACCCCCAGGAGGGACCGGTGGAGGGTCAGGCAGAGAGTGAGGATGTGGTTAGCAAAGGGATTGAGGAGCAGATGGTGGGAGTACAAGGAGTGACCTCCACCTCAGCACAAGTGCGATGGGATAAGGGTCAACTGATGGGAGCCAGCCTGGTGTGTATGTATCAAATACAGTATAACTGCACTGCTGATGAGACACTAATTTACAG GATTCTGCCCCCCACAAGTGACAGCTTTCTACTGAAAAACCTGGTCTCTGACTCAGACTACAATTTGTGCGTGCTAGTCATTTTTGATGACACAGTCACTTCCATGGCCGCCACAAAGGTCCTTGGTTGCACCCAGTTTAGCACCAAGGACAATTACCCAGACTGCCGTTCACTTCAAGTCCACTTTCTTGGCAGGACTCTAACAATTCTGGTTGGTGGAGTTGTTGTAGTAGCGCTGTTGGTATTTACAGTGGCACTGATGGTACGCCACCGTGTGTGCAGTAACCAtgacaatcaacatgaaattgGTGAGGAGGTGGGTTGCTCAGGAACAGACTCCCCACCTTTTCCTGCCAAGGGAGCTGATGTCTTTTCTCACAGTAATGAAAATGGGAATGTGATGATGGTGGTGCTGCCCAATGGGCTTATTCAAAAACGAAAAGTGGCAGAGAGAGGGTTGGGGTCACCGCCTAAACCAACTTCCAAAGTAAAACCAAAAACCTTCCCAAAGCCCAAGGTGAATTTGGAACAGTTCAGAGCAGGACTAGAAGTCGACATGGGGTCTGTCAGGCCTCTTCCTCCATACATGCTGGAGAAAGAGCAAATGTCTTTGTACTATACCCCTAGTAATCATTCCCCCTCCACACATACACGGCCATCACATCAGTTAGGAGTGAAACTGCTCAAACTGCGCCCTACAAATATGGACACAAATAAACGGTCCAGTTTAAGCTTGGCTCCTCCCCCTACATACAGTCATGACAGGAGGTTCAGCACAGGAGGTGGCATTGTAGTCAGTCGGGGAAGACCAGAGAGTCAGTGGAATTCCTCACTGGCCTATCAGAGCCCTGTGTTGTCCCGTGAGAGTACTCCTCACAGCGCCCTGCGCTACAAGAGAAGCTCATCGTTCGATATGGGTGAAATTGCCACAACAGCCTGCTATAGTTATGCCAAGAGACTTAGCATAATCTGGACCAAACGGAGCCAGTCGTTACATGGCATGCTTGTCCAGTGCACTTCAGCAAGAAGCACCGCAACAACCAGCAGTGGCAGCGAAGATTTCCACATGCAGCATGCACGCGGGCACATCCGTGCCTACAATGCCACCAGTTCAAATTCTAACCCTCCAAAAGTGGAGGCTAATACAAATTCAAAGAACCAGTGGCTGAAGGATGAAGAAAAGGACAAAGAAAAGGTAGAAGAGCTTGAGGCGAGTGTGGTGTAG